One genomic window of Candidatus Minimicrobia sp. QA0096 includes the following:
- the rplC gene encoding 50S ribosomal protein L3 produces MKTLLGTKLGMTQLLAEDGKAIPVTLIQAGPVTVTQVKTVETDGYNAVQVAFGEGKNLSKAVAGHVKPAQVTPKHIREFRVDQIPEDLKVGSEINVSAFEVGDFVDATGTSKGKGFAGTIKRHNFKRHRKTHGGKGNTRKPGSIGSMYPQKVFKGKTMAGHMGHERVTVKNLEVAYVDPETNLIGVKGAVPGPRKGLIILGGNK; encoded by the coding sequence GTGAAAACACTTCTCGGTACCAAACTTGGTATGACCCAGCTCTTGGCTGAAGACGGCAAAGCCATTCCGGTAACGCTGATCCAAGCCGGCCCTGTCACCGTGACTCAGGTGAAGACTGTCGAAACCGACGGTTACAATGCGGTGCAGGTAGCTTTTGGAGAGGGTAAGAACCTGAGCAAGGCCGTGGCTGGACACGTTAAGCCAGCCCAAGTGACCCCGAAACATATTCGGGAATTCCGTGTCGACCAGATTCCAGAGGATCTGAAAGTTGGCAGTGAAATTAATGTTTCCGCGTTTGAAGTCGGCGATTTTGTCGATGCAACCGGAACCAGCAAAGGTAAAGGTTTCGCTGGAACCATTAAACGCCACAACTTTAAGCGTCATCGTAAGACGCACGGTGGTAAGGGTAATACTCGTAAGCCAGGTTCAATTGGCTCGATGTATCCACAAAAAGTCTTCAAGGGTAAGACGATGGCTGGCCATATGGGTCACGAACGTGTTACTGTCAAGAACTTGGAAGTGGCATATGTTGATCCAGAGACCAATCTAATCGGGGTTAAGGGCGCTGTTCCTGGACCACGAAAGGGGCTGATTATTTTAGG
- the rpsJ gene encoding 30S ribosomal protein S10, with translation MAQDTGIKIRIRLKAYDHKVIDQSAKQIIDTAIRTGANVAGPVPLPTRRSTYTVVKSPHVYKTGGESYERRVHKRLIDITNATPKTIDSLQNLNLPAGVDAEIRM, from the coding sequence ATGGCTCAAGATACAGGAATTAAAATCCGTATTCGTCTGAAGGCTTATGACCACAAAGTCATCGACCAATCAGCAAAACAAATTATCGACACCGCAATTCGCACGGGTGCTAACGTGGCTGGTCCAGTACCTTTGCCAACTCGCCGCAGCACTTACACCGTCGTAAAGAGTCCGCACGTTTACAAAACTGGTGGTGAATCTTACGAGCGCCGCGTCCACAAGCGTCTGATTGACATTACAAACGCTACACCAAAGACGATTGATAGCTTGCAGAACTTGAATTTGCCAGCTGGCGTTGACGCTGAAATTCGTATGTAA
- a CDS encoding L-lactate dehydrogenase — MNKQKLLIVGGGGMVGATAAYACALRSVIEEIVLIDRSEDLAWGQAADINDAMGIDRNVVVHTGNYSDINDDDIVVITAGAPQLPGQTRLELIDVNAKIMRDIVKNIMANGAKPYLVIVSNPVDVLTYVALKESGLPKNRVFGTGTTLDTSRLKSYLADAFNVDSKAVDAYILGEHGDSSFSTIETAQIGEVPIKEYPGFTEEMIDGIEQRVRDRAYRVIETKKSTYFAIGFVVSKIVSALRKSTHTVYPVCSLAEGEYGLNNVVLGLPSTISSDGVKILAGYPLTEREKESLNKSAGIIAEMISHLDKAENC, encoded by the coding sequence GTGAATAAACAGAAATTGCTAATTGTTGGCGGCGGTGGAATGGTCGGTGCGACGGCGGCTTATGCGTGTGCATTGCGTAGTGTCATCGAAGAGATTGTGTTGATTGACCGCAGTGAGGATTTGGCTTGGGGTCAAGCAGCCGACATTAATGACGCGATGGGAATTGACAGGAATGTCGTGGTTCATACGGGAAATTATTCTGATATCAATGACGATGATATCGTTGTGATTACTGCAGGTGCGCCGCAACTTCCTGGTCAGACTCGGTTGGAGTTGATTGACGTTAATGCGAAAATTATGCGTGATATTGTGAAAAACATTATGGCGAATGGCGCGAAGCCGTATTTGGTGATTGTCAGTAATCCGGTTGATGTTCTGACTTACGTGGCGCTTAAGGAATCTGGTTTGCCGAAAAATCGCGTGTTTGGGACGGGCACGACGCTTGATACTTCGCGTTTGAAGTCGTATTTGGCGGACGCATTCAATGTCGACAGTAAAGCGGTTGATGCTTATATTCTGGGCGAGCATGGCGATTCATCATTTTCGACAATTGAAACGGCGCAAATTGGTGAAGTGCCGATTAAGGAATATCCTGGCTTTACAGAGGAAATGATTGACGGAATTGAGCAGAGGGTTCGCGACCGAGCGTATCGGGTGATTGAAACAAAGAAATCAACGTATTTTGCAATTGGGTTTGTTGTGTCTAAGATTGTTTCGGCGCTCCGAAAATCGACGCACACTGTTTATCCTGTTTGCTCTTTGGCTGAAGGTGAATATGGCTTGAATAATGTTGTACTTGGATTGCCATCGACAATCAGTAGCGACGGCGTGAAGATTTTAGCAGGCTATCCACTTACCGAGCGAGAAAAAGAATCGTTGAATAAATCCGCTGGAATTATTGCGGAAATGATTTCTCATCTTGATAAAGCGGAAAATTGCTGA
- the tuf gene encoding elongation factor Tu, protein MADAFDRSKPHVNVGTMGHVDHGKTTLTAAITAVLAKRLPSAVNKPVAYDQIDNAPEEKQRGITIASSHQEYESKNRHYAHVDMPGHADYVKNMITGAAQVDGAVLVIAATDGPMPQTREHVLLAKQVGVPKIVVFLNKMDMADEEMVELIEEEVRELLEKNGFDKDAPIIKGSALKALEGEEKYEDAIMELVDAMDSYIPEPARDMDKPFIMPIEDVFSIKGRGTVATGRIEQGVVKLNDEVEIVGLKPTQKSVVTGIEAFKKSLDQGQAGDNAGVLLRGIERSDIERGQVLAKPGTITPHTEFEAEVYILKKEEGGRHTPFSKGYKPQFYFRTTDVTGEVELPADKEMVMPGDTVTFKVKLLAPIAMEQGLNFAIREGGRTVGAGVVTKINK, encoded by the coding sequence ATGGCAGATGCATTTGACCGAAGCAAACCGCACGTTAACGTTGGTACAATGGGCCACGTTGACCACGGTAAGACTACGCTGACTGCTGCGATTACTGCAGTGTTGGCAAAGCGCCTACCAAGCGCAGTTAACAAACCTGTTGCGTACGACCAGATCGACAACGCACCAGAAGAGAAGCAACGTGGTATTACTATCGCGTCTTCACACCAAGAGTATGAATCAAAGAATCGTCACTATGCACACGTTGACATGCCAGGACACGCTGACTACGTCAAGAACATGATCACCGGTGCTGCTCAGGTTGACGGTGCGGTATTGGTTATCGCTGCAACTGACGGCCCAATGCCTCAGACTCGTGAGCACGTTTTGCTTGCAAAGCAGGTTGGTGTGCCAAAGATCGTTGTCTTCTTGAACAAGATGGACATGGCTGACGAAGAAATGGTTGAGCTGATCGAAGAAGAAGTCCGCGAACTTCTTGAAAAGAACGGCTTCGACAAAGACGCTCCAATCATCAAGGGTTCTGCTCTTAAGGCTCTTGAAGGTGAAGAGAAATACGAAGACGCTATTATGGAATTGGTTGACGCAATGGACAGCTACATTCCAGAGCCAGCACGTGACATGGACAAACCATTCATTATGCCAATTGAGGACGTCTTCTCAATTAAGGGTCGTGGTACAGTAGCAACTGGTCGTATCGAGCAGGGTGTTGTTAAATTGAACGACGAAGTTGAAATCGTTGGTTTGAAGCCAACTCAGAAGTCAGTTGTAACTGGTATTGAGGCCTTCAAGAAATCTCTTGACCAAGGTCAAGCAGGTGACAACGCAGGTGTCTTGCTACGCGGTATTGAGCGCAGCGACATTGAGCGTGGTCAAGTTTTGGCAAAGCCAGGCACAATTACTCCACATACTGAGTTTGAAGCTGAAGTTTACATCTTGAAGAAGGAAGAGGGCGGTCGCCACACTCCATTCTCAAAGGGCTACAAGCCACAGTTCTACTTCCGCACAACTGACGTTACTGGTGAAGTTGAATTGCCAGCTGACAAAGAAATGGTTATGCCAGGCGACACTGTAACCTTCAAGGTTAAGTTGCTTGCACCAATCGCTATGGAGCAAGGTTTGAACTTTGCTATCCGCGAAGGTGGCCGTACAGTTGGTGCTGGTGTTGTTACAAAGATTAACAAATAA
- the tgt gene encoding tRNA guanosine(34) transglycosylase Tgt, with translation MQEKPFSFEITSRFNDTLARTGIIHTPHGDIKTPAFIVVGTKANVKAMIPEMVKDVGAQAVLANAYHLYLQPGYELIEKAGYLGKFMHWDGPTFTDSGGFQVLSLGSGFKKVLAMSTDVDEEIAIAKKSSRHAWVDENGVMFKSHLDGSYHKFTPELSMQIQAGIGADITFAFDELTSLIDPYEYQVEALARTHAWAERSLAEVKRLRAARPDKPYQALFGVLQGANYEDLRKQTAEFLGAMDFDGYGIGGALEKETMAQTIQWVNQILPENKPRHLLGISEPDDIFAAIEQGIDTFDCVSPTRVARNGAAYTPFGRVNVRGRKYREMFAPIMDDCDCYTCKNYTAAYLCHLLHARESLAGTLLSIHNERFIVKLVDDIRASLEDGTFYEFRDSFLAKYYSKK, from the coding sequence ATGCAGGAAAAACCTTTTTCTTTTGAAATAACTTCACGATTTAACGACACGTTGGCGCGAACGGGAATTATTCACACGCCACACGGTGATATTAAAACGCCGGCGTTTATTGTGGTTGGAACTAAGGCTAATGTTAAGGCGATGATTCCGGAGATGGTGAAGGATGTTGGCGCGCAGGCGGTGCTGGCGAATGCTTATCATTTATATCTGCAGCCGGGGTATGAGTTGATTGAAAAGGCTGGATATCTTGGTAAATTTATGCACTGGGATGGTCCGACTTTTACGGATAGCGGCGGCTTTCAGGTGCTAAGCCTGGGCTCAGGTTTTAAGAAGGTTTTGGCGATGAGCACTGATGTCGATGAAGAAATTGCGATTGCTAAAAAATCGTCGCGTCATGCTTGGGTGGACGAAAACGGTGTGATGTTTAAGTCGCATCTGGACGGCTCTTATCATAAATTCACGCCAGAATTGTCCATGCAAATTCAGGCTGGAATTGGCGCTGATATTACTTTTGCGTTTGATGAATTGACCTCTTTGATTGATCCGTACGAATATCAAGTTGAGGCGCTAGCCAGGACGCATGCTTGGGCAGAAAGAAGTTTGGCGGAAGTTAAGCGCTTAAGGGCGGCTCGTCCAGATAAGCCATATCAAGCTTTATTTGGAGTTTTGCAAGGCGCGAATTACGAGGATTTGCGAAAGCAGACTGCCGAGTTTTTGGGCGCAATGGATTTTGATGGCTATGGAATTGGTGGCGCACTGGAAAAGGAAACTATGGCGCAAACGATTCAGTGGGTCAATCAAATTCTGCCTGAAAATAAACCACGTCATTTACTGGGAATTTCCGAGCCTGATGATATTTTTGCGGCAATTGAGCAGGGAATTGACACCTTTGACTGTGTGAGCCCAACGCGAGTAGCTAGGAACGGCGCCGCGTATACGCCGTTTGGTCGGGTCAATGTGCGTGGTCGAAAATACCGTGAGATGTTTGCGCCAATTATGGACGATTGCGATTGCTATACTTGCAAAAATTACACGGCGGCTTATCTCTGTCATCTTTTGCACGCCCGCGAGTCGTTGGCTGGAACGTTGTTGTCAATTCACAACGAGCGATTTATCGTTAAGTTGGTTGATGATATTCGAGCCAGCTTGGAGGATGGAACTTTTTACGAGTTTCGCGATTCGTTCTTGGCGAAGTATTATAGTAAGAAATAA
- a CDS encoding alpha-amylase family glycosyl hydrolase, whose protein sequence is MSNKTLVDLDQWLAPHKSTIQAREKYISSKLKTVLNGKTPAEFAIGFLHFGLHKTDAGWAFREWAPNATRIFLVGDFSDWKEREEFALDRGENSEWSINLPENSLRHGQKYKLRVYWTNGNGWRLPSYANYVVQDENSVDFSAVVWSPKTPYDWQYKTPPKPKVPLIYEAHAGMSSQEEKVASFSEFTTEVLPRIKESGYNTIQLMAIAEHPYYGSFGYHVSNFFAVSSRFGTPDDFKKLVDTAHGMGLRIIIDLVHAHAAKNEVEGLSNFAGDPTQYFKPTNHPEWDSRLFDYGKPEVLHFLASNCRWWLDEYHIDGFRFDGITSMIYHDHGLGKSFTSYDDYFRDNVDKDALAYLRLANETIHAVRPDATTIAEEMSGFPGLGASTKDGGLGFDYRLQMGAPDLWIKTLKEKNDEDWDLGQLAYTLSSYRPEEKVINYAESHDQALVGDKTLIFRLIDKNMYWHMDKIDPDLTVERGVALHKLIRLMTAGLHGGGYLNFMGNEFGHPEWIDFPREGNNWSFKHARRQWNLRDNGFLKYQWLGDFDAALMKIIRQIDNPNVHHLTVRQSDHMVSFMHGDFLFVINFSPDKSHSDYAVPAEAGSYKLALSSDDKNFGGQERIDHNSRFFTSPADNSHDLKVYLPARTGIILQKVD, encoded by the coding sequence ATGAGCAATAAAACCCTCGTTGATTTGGACCAGTGGCTAGCCCCGCACAAATCCACAATTCAGGCGCGTGAGAAGTATATTTCTTCGAAGCTGAAAACGGTTTTAAACGGCAAGACGCCAGCCGAATTCGCGATAGGTTTTTTACATTTCGGACTTCATAAAACAGATGCAGGATGGGCTTTTAGAGAATGGGCGCCGAATGCCACTCGGATATTCTTAGTTGGCGATTTTTCAGATTGGAAAGAACGCGAAGAATTCGCCTTAGATCGCGGCGAGAATAGCGAATGGAGCATAAACCTTCCTGAAAATTCACTTCGCCACGGACAGAAATATAAATTGCGCGTCTATTGGACTAACGGCAACGGCTGGCGACTGCCCTCGTATGCGAATTACGTCGTTCAGGACGAAAATTCTGTCGATTTTTCCGCGGTCGTGTGGTCGCCAAAAACTCCTTATGATTGGCAATATAAAACCCCACCCAAGCCAAAAGTTCCACTAATTTACGAAGCGCACGCCGGCATGAGTAGTCAGGAAGAAAAAGTTGCCAGTTTCAGTGAATTTACCACGGAGGTTTTACCGCGAATTAAAGAATCTGGCTATAACACCATTCAGCTAATGGCAATCGCCGAGCATCCATATTACGGCAGTTTCGGTTATCATGTCAGCAACTTTTTCGCGGTTTCGTCAAGATTTGGCACGCCCGACGATTTTAAGAAATTGGTCGACACGGCGCACGGAATGGGACTGCGCATCATCATTGACCTTGTTCACGCTCACGCCGCCAAAAACGAAGTCGAAGGTCTGAGCAATTTTGCCGGCGATCCGACACAATATTTCAAGCCAACAAATCATCCAGAATGGGATTCGCGATTATTCGATTACGGTAAGCCAGAAGTTTTGCATTTTTTGGCAAGCAATTGTCGCTGGTGGCTGGACGAATATCACATTGACGGATTTAGGTTTGATGGCATAACTAGTATGATTTACCACGATCACGGACTCGGAAAAAGTTTCACTAGTTATGACGATTATTTCCGCGATAATGTCGACAAAGACGCGCTCGCTTATTTAAGATTGGCAAATGAAACCATTCACGCCGTTCGCCCCGACGCCACGACCATTGCAGAAGAAATGAGTGGCTTTCCTGGACTTGGCGCATCAACAAAAGACGGCGGGCTGGGATTTGATTATCGCTTGCAAATGGGCGCGCCAGATTTATGGATAAAAACTCTGAAAGAGAAAAATGATGAAGATTGGGATTTGGGGCAATTGGCTTACACTTTGAGTTCGTATCGGCCAGAGGAAAAAGTCATTAATTACGCCGAAAGCCATGACCAAGCGCTCGTCGGTGATAAAACGCTGATTTTCCGATTGATTGATAAAAATATGTATTGGCATATGGATAAAATTGATCCAGATTTAACAGTTGAGCGTGGCGTGGCGCTGCATAAACTAATTCGTCTAATGACAGCTGGGCTGCATGGCGGCGGTTATTTGAATTTTATGGGCAATGAATTCGGGCATCCGGAATGGATTGATTTTCCGCGTGAAGGTAATAATTGGTCGTTTAAGCACGCTCGACGGCAATGGAATTTGCGCGACAATGGCTTCTTAAAATATCAATGGTTGGGAGATTTTGACGCGGCGCTGATGAAGATTATTAGGCAAATTGATAATCCTAATGTTCACCATTTGACAGTTCGCCAATCTGATCATATGGTCAGTTTTATGCATGGCGACTTTTTATTTGTTATCAATTTTTCGCCCGACAAATCCCACTCAGATTACGCAGTACCCGCAGAAGCTGGCTCTTATAAATTGGCATTAAGTAGCGATGACAAGAACTTCGGCGGGCAGGAGCGAATAGACCATAATTCCCGATTTTTCACTTCCCCGGCTGATAATAGCCACGACCTTAAAGTTTACTTGCCAGCCAGAACGGGCATTATTCTACAGAAAGTTGACTAA